In Portunus trituberculatus isolate SZX2019 chromosome 10, ASM1759143v1, whole genome shotgun sequence, one genomic interval encodes:
- the LOC123501947 gene encoding uncharacterized protein LOC123501947 — protein sequence MWASWDADSMAGVGVTLLQLAGVCPLAAVSSEGAYRVGWVPTTWCALFLVVRGALLVWYYQAKQALGRDLEAGASISARIGEFVFVEASQLCSYCISVMLLLATSRLARLLLEMDVLRKMLAAVSSSACWSPGPLTLVYACATVGFFVWTVIRYTCYTISRWATNASWLPELLHLLELVLGWPSHSGVMFLLTSVLAHLCTATRAVLPPQWEQLLAQVREGTTHSPVLRESTFVLPGSLPTAATAPAAALALASFLRHARALLQQTEEMVARLMEYLGVALLVIVTTNVLSFTFSAYFSFLKWNAGFTDYYHFSQMAALLLTLLQINMAAEDLLQERRRCARLYRRLLLHHQVEALSMAGEVAAALDRPLQMRVTQLFNLGGTCVTTMCSLVLSYLVIALQFSSTQDVNIY from the exons ATGTGGGCGTCGTGGGACGCAGATAGCATGGCAGGCGTGGGCGTGACTTTGCTTCAGTTGGCGGGTGTGTGTCCCCTGGCAGCGGTGTCCAGCGAAGGTGCCTACCGGGTGGGGTGGGTGCCGACCACGTGGTGTGCGTTATTCCTGGTGGTACGGGGCGCGCTACTGGTGTGGTACTACCAGGCGAAGCAGGCCCTGGGAAGAGATTTAGAGGCTGGGGCGAGCATCTCCGCCAGAATAGGGGagtttgtgtttgttgaggCCAGCCAGTTGTGCTCCTACTGCATCAGTGTGATGCTGCTGCTCGCAACGAGCCGCCTGGCTCGCCTGCTGCTTGAGATGGACGTCCTACGCAAGATGCTGGCCGCCGTCAGCAGCTCTGCGTGCTGGAGTCCCGGCCCCCTCACCCTGGTCTACGCCTGTGCCACTGTCGGGTTCTTCGTGTGGACCGTCATCAGGTACACGTGCTACACCATCAGTAGGTGGGCGACCAACGCTTCGTGGTTGCCGGAGCTGCTCCACCTGCTGGAGTTAGTGCTCGGCTGGCCCTCCCACTCAGGCGTCATGTTCCTCCTGACCAGCGTGCTCGCCCACCTGTGCACCGCCACGCGGGCTGTTCTTCCTCCCCAATGGGAGCAGCTCCTGGCCCAGGTGAGAGAAGGGACCACACACTCTCCAGTTCTGCGTGAGTCCACCTTCGTTCTGCCAGGCAGCCTCCCAACAGCCGCCACGGCCCCAGCCGCTGCCCTGGCCCTGGCATCCTTCCTGAGGCACGCTCGCGCCTTGCTGCAGCAGACGGAGGAGATGGTGGCGCGCCTGATGGAGTATTTAGGTGTGGCATTGCTGGTCATCGTGACAACCAACGTCCTCAGCTTCACCTTCTCCGCTTACTTCAGCTTCCTGAAGTGGAACGCTGGCTTCACGGACTACTACCACTTCAGCCAGATGGCGGCGCTCCTCCTCACGCTGCTGCAGATCAACATGGCAGCAGAGGACCTGCTGCAAGAG cggcggcggtgtgcGCGATTGTACCGGcgactgctgctgcaccaccaggTGGAGGCCCTGTCCATG GCTGGGGAGGTTGCCGCAGCCCTGGACCGACCCCTGCAGATGCGAGTGACGCAGCTGTTCAATCTGGGAGGCACCTGTGTCACTACG aTGTGCAGTCTGGTGCTGTCCTACCTGGTGATCGCCTTACAGTTCTCCAGCACGCAGGATGTCAACATTTATTAG